A genomic window from Salvia miltiorrhiza cultivar Shanhuang (shh) chromosome 5, IMPLAD_Smil_shh, whole genome shotgun sequence includes:
- the LOC131024199 gene encoding auxin efflux carrier component 5-like, translating into MIELGDIYKVIVAMAPLYVALGLGYASVKWWRMFKPDQCDAINRFNCYFIIPFFTFQFTAGVDPYAMNFRFLAGDVIAKAIAAAALALWAKFDKKSDFSWVITSFSLSSFNNTLVVGVPLLKAMYGAAGEDLVVQSSVMQSLLWFPILLFMLEFRHASCSHDVIDDEKPQQLSIDADNSNSNSNSMIVVVVDGAAEGGAAAPPLSMRSTLKKVGAKLGKNPNCYACALGVIWALVAKRWDFEMPSIMEGSILIMAKAGSGVAMFSMGLFMALQEKVIACGVRLTIYSMVLRFMGGPLATSVGSLALGLRSNTLRIAIVQAALPQAIASFVFAKEYGLHANVLSTAVIFGTIASLPLLIMYYAILDMLR; encoded by the exons ATGATAGAATTGGGAGACATATACAAAGTAATAGTGGCGATGGCGCCGCTGTATGTGGCGCTGGGGCTCGGCTACGCCTCCGTGAAGTGGTGGCGGATGTTCAAGCCCGACCAATGCGACGCCATCAACCGCTTCAACTGCTACTTCATCATCCCCTTCTTCACCTTCCAGTTCACTGCCGGCGTCGACCCCTACGCCATGAACTTCCGCTTCCTCGCCGGAGATGTCATCGCCAAAGCCATCGCCGCCGCAGCATTAGCTCTCTGGGCCAAATTCGACAAAAAGAGCGACTTTTCTTGGGTCATAACTTCATTCTCCCTCTCCAGCTTCAACAATACGCTCGTCGTCGGAGTGCCCTTGCTGAAGGCCATGTACGGCGCCGCCGGCGAGGATCTGGTGGTGCAGTCGTCGGTCATGCAGTCTCTTCTTTGGTTCCCGATTCTCTTGTTCATGCTCGAATTCCGGCATGCCAGCTGCTCCCACGATGTTATTGACGACGAAAAACCGCAGCAGCTGTCTATAGACGCAgataattcaaattcaaattcaaacagTATGATAGTCGTGGTTGTCGATGGTGCTGCTGAGGGCGGAGCTGCGGCGCCGCCGCTGAGTATGAGGTCCACACTCAAGAAAGTTGGCGCCAAGCTTGGAAAAAATCCGAATTGTTATGCTTGTGCGCTTGGCGTCATTTGGGCTCTCGTGGCAAAAAG GTGGGATTTTGAAATGCCAAGCATAATGGAAGGATCGATTTTGATAATGGCTAAGGCAGGGAGTGGGGTGGCCATGTTCAGCATGG GGTTGTTCATGGCGCTGCAAGAGAAGGTAATAGCTTGTGGTGTGCGGCTTACCATATACAGTATGGTTTTGAGGTTTATGGGTGGCCCACTTGCTACTTCCGTCGGCTCTCTTGCTTTAGGCCTTCGTTCCAATACGCTTCGTATTGCTATTGTGCAG GCAGCTCTACCACAAGCTATCGCCTCTTTCGTGTTTGCAAAAGAGTATGGCTTGCATGCTAACGTACTCAGCACTGC GGTCATTTTTGGCACAATCGCATCTCTTCCACTATTGATAATGTACTACGCCATATTAGATATGCTGCGTTGA
- the LOC131024200 gene encoding major strawberry allergen Fra a 1-2-like, whose translation MGVTKITQEFASPVAPTRAFRALILESNTLMPKLLPQFIKSVDLLQGDGGVGSIEQVNFTESSHFKYMKNRIDELDKENFVCKYTMVEGDALADKIESIAYEIKFEKSDDGCVCKMTSEYHTFGGYEVKEEEVKAGKESAMAIYKVVEAYLLQNPNVYA comes from the exons ATGGGTGtcacaaaaataactcaagaaTTCGCTAGCCCCGTGGCCCCGACACGTGCATTTAGGGCTTTGATCTTAGAATCCAACACCCTAATGCCAAAACTCCTACCTCAGTTCATTAAGAGTGTCGACTTATTGCAAGGAGATGGAGGAGTTGGAAGCATCGAGCAAGTAAACTTTACCGAGA GTAGTCACTTTAAGTACATGAAGAATCGCATAGATGAACTAGACAAGGAAAACTTTGTGTGCAAGTACACGATGGTGGAGGGCGATGCATTGGCTGACAAGATTGAATCGATCGCGTATGAAATTAAGTTTGAGAAGTCCGATGACGGTTGTGTTTGCAAGATGACAAGCGAGTATCATACGTTCGGAGGGTACGAGGTGAAGGAGGAAGAGGTGAAGGCTGGCAAAGAGAGTGCCATGGCCATATACAAAGTTGTTGAGGCCTATCTCCTCCAAAACCCCAATGTTTATGCCtag